A single genomic interval of Nomascus leucogenys isolate Asia chromosome 3, Asia_NLE_v1, whole genome shotgun sequence harbors:
- the ZNF518A gene encoding zinc finger protein 518A, whose amino-acid sequence MPSEQKQLFCDEKQTTLKKDYDVKNEIVDRLRPKPKISESIHYELKNVKIDLPKINIPNEVLLKHEVDKYRKLFQNKQQTARKSISIKTVSCVEECTLLHKSERAEEEGIKMSAKILNFSCLKCRDNTRYSPNDLQKHFQMWHHGELPSYPCEMCNFSANDFQVFKQHRRTHRSTLVKCDICNNESVYTLLNLTKHFTSTHCVNGNFQCEKCKFSTQDVGTFVQHIHRHNEIHYKCGKCHHVCFTKGELQKHLHIHSGTFPFTCQYCSYGATRREHLVRHVITLHKEHLYAKEKLEKDKYEKRMAKTSAGLKLILKRYKIGASRKTFWKRKKINSGSDRSIEKNTQVLKKMNKTQTKSEDQSHVVQERLSEEKDERRHCENNDKAPESESEKPTPLSTGQGNRAEEGPNASSGFMKTAVLGSTLLMLKSNKSAVPPNYSAKFMGFKMMDGKQHIVLKLVPIKQNVCSPGSHSGAAKDSTANLQPQTLDTNGFLTGVTTELNDTVYMKATTPFSCSSSILSGKASSEKEMTLISQRNNMLQTMDYEKSVSSLSATSELVTASVNLTTKSETRDNIDFWGNHLTQSHPEVLGTTIKSPDKVNCVAKPNAYNSGDMHNYCINYGNSELPVESSNQGSLPFHNYSKVNNSNKRRRFSGTAVYENPQRESSSSKTVVQQPISESFLSLVRQESSKPDSLLASISLLSDKDGTLKAKSEIEEQYVLEKGQNIDGQNLYSNENQNLECATEKSKWEDFSNVDSPMMPRITSVFSLQSKQASEFLPPEVNQLLQDVLKIKPDVKQDSSNTPNKGLPLHCDQSFQKHEGEGKIVESSKDFKVQGIFPVPPGSVGINVPTNDLNLKSGKEKQVSSMPQDVRDSEKMPRISGFGTLLKTQSDAIITQQLVKDKLRATTQNLGSFYMQSPLLNSEQKKTIILQTSKGFLIPLNITNKPGLPVIPGNTLPLVNSQGIPASLVVNKKPGMILTLNNGKLEGVSAVKTEGAQACGTMTKEPCKTPILKVEPNNNCLTPGLCSSIGSCLSMKSSSENTLPLKGPYILKPASSVKAVLIPNMLSEQQSTKLNISDSVKQQNEIFSKPPLYTFLPDGKQAVFLKCVMPNKTELLKPKLVQNSTYQNIQPKKPEGTPQRILLKIFNPVLNVTAANNLSVSNSASSLQKDNVPSHQIIGGEQKEPESSRDALPFLLDDLMPANEIVITSTATCPESSEEPICVSDCSESRVLRCKTNCTIERNFNRKKTSKRFFSKTKTHESKDSETAFVSRNRNCKRKCRDSYQEPPRRKATLHRKCKEKAKPEDVRETFGFSRPRLSKDSIRTLRLFPFSSKQLVKCPRRNQPVVVLNHPDADAPEVVSVMKTIAKFNGHVLKVSLSKRTINALLKPVCYNPPKTTYDDFSKRHKTFKPVSSVKERFVLKLTLKKTSKNNYQIVKTTSENILKAKFNCWFCGRVFDNQDTWAGHGQRHLMEATRDWNMLE is encoded by the coding sequence ATGCCATCTGAACAGAAACAGTTATTTTGTGATGAAAaacaaactactttaaaaaaagattatgatgTGAAAAATGAGATAGTTGATAGGTTGAGACCTAAACCGAAAATTTCAGAAAGTATTCATTATGaactaaaaaatgtgaaaattgatttgccaaaaataaatattccaaatgAAGTCCTATTGAAACATGAAGttgacaaatacagaaaattatttcagaataaacaGCAGACTGCAAGAAAATCTATCAGTATAAAGACTGTAAGCTGTGTAGAGGAGTGTACATTGCTTCATAAGTCTGAGAGAGCTGAAGAAGAGGGTATAAAAATGTCTGCAAAAATACTCAATTTCAGCTGTTTAAAATGCCGAGACAACACTCGATATAGCCCAAATGATTTGCAGAAACACTTTCAAATGTGGCACCATGGCGAATTACCTTCATATCCTTGTGAAATGTGCAACTTTTCAGCAAATGACTTTCAGGTATTTAAACAACACAGACGAACCCATAGAAGCACTTTAGTAAAATGTGACATTTGTAACAATGAGAGTGTATATACTTTACTGAACTTGACAAAGCATTTCACATCCACACATTGTGTTAATGgtaattttcaatgtgaaaagTGTAAGTTCTCCACCCAGGATGTTGGCACATTTGTTCAGCACATTCATAGACATAATGAAATTCATTATAAGTGTGGTAAATGTCATCATGTATGTTTTACCAAAGGAGAGCTTCAGAAGCACCTTCATATTCATTCTGGTACTTTTCCCTTCACTTGTCAATATTGTAGCTATGGTGCCACCAGGAGAGAACACCTTGTAAGACATGTTATAACTTTGCACAAAGAACatttatatgcaaaagaaaaactggaaaaagacaagtaTGAAAAAAGAATGGCAAAGACTTCTGCAGGACTTAAGCTAATactgaaaagatataaaataggTGCATCAAGGAAGACATTCTGGAAACGTAAGAAAATTAACAGTGGAAGTGACAGGAGTATAGAAAAGAACACTCAAGTgcttaagaaaatgaacaaaacacagACTAAATCTGAAGACCAGAGCCATGTTGTTCAAGAGCGTTTAAGTGAGGAAAAGGATGAGAGACGACACTGTGAGAATAATGATAAAGCCCCTGAATCAGAGTCAGAGAAGCCAACTCCTCTGTCCACTGGGCAAGGTAATAGAGCTGAAGAGGGACCAAACGCTAGTTCAGGTTTCATGAAGACTGCTGTACTAGGATCTACACTGTTAATGCTGAAAAGTAATAAATCAGCAGTTCCCCCTAACTATAGTGCTAAGTTTATGGGCTTCAAGATGATGGATGGAAAACAGCATATTGTATTAAAATTGGTGCCTATCAAACAAAATGTGTGTTCACCAGGCTCACACTCAGGTGCTGCAAAGGACAGTACTGCTAATTTGCAGCCCCAGACTTTGGACACTAATGGATTCTTAACAGGAGTAACAACTGAGTTAAATGACACAGTTTATATGAAAGCAACTACTCCATTTTCATGTTCATCTTCTATACTTTCAGGGAAAGCaagttcagaaaaagaaatgactttgATATCTCAAAGGAATAATATGCTTCAAACAATGGATTATGAGAAAAGTGTATCTTCTTTGTCAGCAACGTCAGAATTGGTTACAGCATCAGTGAATTTGACCACAAAATCTGAAACAAGAGATAATATTGACTTCTGGGGAAATCATCTCACTCAGAGTCACCCCGAGGTATTAGGTACCACCATTAAAAGTCCAGATAAAGTCAACTGTGTTGCCAAACCAAATGCATACAACAGTGGAGATATGCATAATTATTGCATTAATTATGGCAACTCTGAATTACCTGTTGAATCCTCCAACCAAGGATCATTACCTTTTCATAATTACTCAAAAGTGAATAATTCCAATAAACGTCGTAGGTTTTCAGGAACAGCAGTGTATGAAAACCCTCAAAGAGAATCTTCATCCAGCAAAACAGTTGTCCAACAACCAATTAGTGAATCATTTTTATCACTAGTGAGGCAGGAGAGCTCAAAACCAGATAGCCTGTTAGCATCTATTAGCCTTTTAAGTGATAAAGATGGAACTTTAAAAGCAAAATCTGAAATTGAAGAACAGTATGTTTTAGAAAAAGGACAAAACATTGATGGACAAAACCTGTACAgtaatgaaaatcaaaatttagAGTGTGCGACTGAAAAATCTAAATGGGAAGACTTTTCTAATGTCGATTCACCTATGATGCCTAGAATCACATCTGTTTTCTCTCTCCAGAGCAAACAGGCATCAGAATTTCTGCCACCTGAAGTAAACCAGTTGCTTCAGGATGTACTGAAAATAAAACCTGATGTAAAACAAGACTCTAGTAACACTCCAAATAAAGGCCTGCCACTTCATTGTGACCAGTCATTTCAAAAACATGAGGGAGAAGGCAAAATTGTTGAATCTTCGAAAGATTTCAAAGTGCAAGGCATCTTCCCGGTTCCACCTGGCAGTGTGGGTATTAATGTGCCTACAAATGACTTGAATTTgaaatctggaaaagaaaaacaagtgtcATCAATGCCACAAGATGTGAGAGATTCAGAGAAGATGCCTAGAATTTCAGGTTTTGGCACATTGCTTAAGACTCAGTCAGATGCGATAATAACACAGCAGCTTGTAAAAGACAAACTACGAGCCACTACACAAAATTTAGGTTCTTTTTATATGCAGAGTCCACTTTTAAattcagaacaaaaaaaaactataattctTCAGACATCAAAAGGATTTTTAATACCATTGAACATTACTAACAAGCCTGGGCTACCGGTTATTCCTGGAAACACACTTCCATTGGTTAATTCACAAGGTATCCCTGCTTCTCTTGTTGTAAACAAGAAACCTGGGATGATTTTAACACTTAATAATGGGAAACTTGAAGGTGTTTCTGCTGTCAAAACCGAGGGTGCCCAAGCTTGTGGAACTATGACTAAGGAGCCTTGCAAAACACctattttgaaggtagaaccaAACAATAATTGTCTTACACCTGGACTGTGTTCCAGCATTGGCAGTTGTTTGAGCATGAAAAGTAGCTCAGAAAATACTTTGCCATTAAAAGGCCCTTACATTTTAAAACCAGCGAGTTCTGTGAAAGCTGTTCTTATTCCTAACATGCTATCTGAGCAACAGAGCACTAAGTTGAATATCTCCGATTCAGTAAAACAGCAGAATGAGATTTTTTCAAAACCACCTCTTTATACCTTCTTGCCTGATGGCAAACaagctgtttttttaaagtgtgtgatGCCAAATAAAACTGAGCTGCTTAAGCCCAAGTTAGTCCAAAATAGTACTTATCAAAATATACAGCCAAAGAAACCTGAAGGAACACCACAAAGAATATTGCTGAAAATTTTTAACCCTGTTTTAAATGTGACTGCTGCTAATAATCTGTCAGTAAGCAACTCTGCATCCTCATTGCAAAAAGACAACGTACCATCTCATCAGATTATAGGAGGAGAGCAGAAAGAGCCAGAATCTTCTAGAGATGCCTTACCCTTCTTACTAGATGACTTAATGCCAGCAAATGAAATTGTGATAACTTCTACTGCAACATGCCCAGAATCTTCTGAGGAACCAATATGTGTCAGTGACTGTTCAGAGTCCAGGGTATTAAGGTGTAAAACAAATTGCACAATTGAGAGGAACTTCAATAGAAAAAAGACTtccaaaagatttttttcaaaaacaaaaactcatgaAAGTAAAGActctgaaactgcctttgtaTCTAGAAACAGAAACTGTAAACGAAAGTGTAGGGATAGTTACCAAGAACCTCCAAGAAGAAAAGCAACATTGCATAGAAAGTGTAAAGAAAAGGCGAAACCTGAAGATGTCCGTGAAACATTTGGATTTAGCAGACCTAGGCTTTCAAAAGATTCCATCAGAACTTTGCGGCTTTTCCCTTTTAGTTCTAAACAGCTTGTGAAATGTCCTAGGAGAAACCAACCAGTTGTAGTTTTGAATCATCCTGACGCAGATGCACCAGAAGTAGTAAGTGTAATGAAAACTATTGCTAAATTTAATGGACATGTACTTAAGGTTTCATTGTCAAAAAGAACTATAAATGCTTTACTGAAACCAGTTTGTTATAACCCTCCTAAAACAACTTATGATGATTTTTCCAAGAGGCACAAAACATTTAAACCTGTTAGTTCTGTGAAAGAAAGATTTGTGCTAAAATTAACACtcaaaaagacaagcaaaaacAATTATCAGATTGTGAAGACTacctctgaaaatattttgaaggctAAATTTAACTGTTGGTTTTGTGGTAGAGTATTTGACAATCAGGATACTTGGGCTGGTCATGGGCAGAGACATTTAATGGAAGCTACTCGGGATTGGAACATGTTAGAATAG